One segment of Dromaius novaehollandiae isolate bDroNov1 chromosome Z, bDroNov1.hap1, whole genome shotgun sequence DNA contains the following:
- the SPMIP6 gene encoding sperm microtubule inner protein 6 yields the protein MFLFDQETKTPVSTYTDSYRPPNSVKKTFREPPTLLWKENKFVTKGLAMPPVQSPASHGQQEKALEAAVQEYAYRPAINPTAYQPQNYRVTRREERYNPFFVNEDRYVTWRTAPFNSAAWNKYTTYLPRLPREVTMELLPHGAPGPYPPKPQPLARCEPQTLAAVLARAPGPSLQHAAAASSPSQGYYSPCAGRHYCLRGMDYYADGGLAASRHRHALPERTVRWDTSHFRKAGGVQRGSYTVHPEFVSESCSAPLCS from the exons ATGTTCCTCTTCGACCAAGAGACCAAGACCCCTGTCAGCACCTACACGGACTCCTACCGGCCCCCCAACTCCGTGAAAAAGACTTTCCGAGAGCCTCCGACGCTGCtatggaaagaaaacaagtttgTGACCAAG GGATTAGCGATGCCGCCAGTGCAAAGCCCTGCGAGCCACGGTCAGCAGGAGAAGGCGCTGGAGGCCGCGGTGCAGGAGTACGCCTACAGGCCCGCCATCAACCCCACCGCCTACCAGCCCCAGAATTACAGGGTGACCAGGCGGGAAG AGAGGTACAACCCGTTTTTTGTCAATGAGGACAGATACGTCACCTGGCGAACAGCCCCCTTCAACAGCGCAGCCTGGAATAAGTACACCACCTACCTCCCCCGCCTGCCCAGG GAGGTGACAATGGAGCTGCTGCCGCACGGCGCGCCAGGGCCGTACCCCCCGAAGCCCCAGCCCCTCGCTCGCTGCG AGCCGCAGACACTCGCTGCCGTGCTTGCCAGGGCGCCGGGGCCCTCGCTGCAGCATgcggccgccgccagcagcccctCGCAGGGCTACTACAGCCCCTGCGCCGGGCGCCACTACTGCCTGCGCGGGATGGACTACTACGCCGACGGGGGCCTGGCTGCCAGCCGGCACCGCCACGCGCTGCCGGAGAGGACTGTAAG GTGGGACACGAGCCACTTCAGGAAGGCTGGAGGAGTCCAGAGGGGCAGCTACACCGTCCACCCCGAGTTTGTGTCCGAGTCCTGCTCTGCTCCGTTGTGCTCGTGA